In Methanobacterium sp., the DNA window AGAATCAGTCATTACAAATTTAGAATTCTTTAATAACCATATAAATTCTTTATAACCAACAGGATCAATTTGTAATATATTTTCGCTAATTTCAATGTTATTATCTTCTATAATCTTTTTTGTTCTTAAATGCAAAGGAAAAACAACCTTTATTCTATTAGAAATTTGATTTACAGCTTTTATAATTTCTTTTAGTTTATTATATTCTGTATTTTCCTGTCTGTGAATTGTTAATAAGATATAATTCTCTTTTTCCAGATTTAATTCAGTTAATCTGTTTAAATTGAATAAATCCATTATTCTTAAACATGCATCAACTGATGTGTTGCCTACAAGATGAATTGCCTCTTTTTGGATTCCTTCAGCAGCCAAATTTTTGACAGCATTTTCATCTGGAGCAAATAAAATATCAGAACAGTGATCAACTAAAATACGGTTTATCTCTTCTGGCATTTTTTTATCAAAGGATCTACAACCTGCTTCAACATGTGCAATTTTGATATTAAGCTTTGAAGCTGTAATTGCACCTGCAAGAGTGGAATTTGTGTCTCCTTGAACAATTACCCAGTCTGGGTTTTCATTTAAAAGCACATTTTCAATTTCAATCATCATTTTCCCAGTTTGCATGGAATGAGTTCCTGAACCTACATTAAGAGAATAATCACAGTTTCTAAGGCCTAATTCTTCAAAAAAGATTTTATCCATGTTATAGGAGTAATGCTGGCCCGTATGGATAAGGATATGGTCGAATTCTTTATCAATTAATGGAATAATTGGGGAAAGCTTAATTATTTCAGGTCTTGTTCCAAGGATTGTTACAATCTTCATTATCATTTATTTAGAAAAAAAATATAAATAAGTCTTTCCCAACCATTTATCATGAAAATTTCAGTAATTATTCCTATGTACAATGAGGAAGAAAATGCTTTAAATACACTGGCCAGAGTGAGCGCTGTTTTGAAAGAATATGAAAATTATGAAATATTAGCAATAGATGATGGAAGTAAAGACCATACTTTTAAATTAGCAAGTGAATATGCATCACAAAATTCAAATATTAAAGTCATACAACATTCTGTAAATATGGGGATGGGAAAGGCAATTAGAACAGGATTTGATAATTCAAACGGAGATATAATTGTAACAATTGATGCAGACTTAAGTTATAAGCCTGATCATATCCCTAAACTCGTGAATGAACTTATAAACGATGAAACAATCGATATTATAGTTGGATCTCCCTATATGGAAGGGGGAGAAGTAAGTAATGTTCCACTTTTTAGATTATTTGTAAGTAAAGTAGCTAACAAATTTGTAGGCTTTTCTATGGCTGAAAATTTGAATACTGTAACTGGAGTCTTACGTGCTTATAGGAGAGAAGTAATAGATTCTCTGGAGTTAGAATCAAACAGTACCGATAT includes these proteins:
- the wecB gene encoding UDP-N-acetylglucosamine 2-epimerase (non-hydrolyzing), producing the protein MKIVTILGTRPEIIKLSPIIPLIDKEFDHILIHTGQHYSYNMDKIFFEELGLRNCDYSLNVGSGTHSMQTGKMMIEIENVLLNENPDWVIVQGDTNSTLAGAITASKLNIKIAHVEAGCRSFDKKMPEEINRILVDHCSDILFAPDENAVKNLAAEGIQKEAIHLVGNTSVDACLRIMDLFNLNRLTELNLEKENYILLTIHRQENTEYNKLKEIIKAVNQISNRIKVVFPLHLRTKKIIEDNNIEISENILQIDPVGYKEFIWLLKNSKFVMTDSGGIQEESAILNVPCLILRDNTEWEYLVNMGKTQLVGTNYKNIISSVSDLLNNNWKLEKMKNIKAPLKKNASKKIVNILMQYQ
- a CDS encoding glycosyltransferase family 2 protein — protein: MKISVIIPMYNEEENALNTLARVSAVLKEYENYEILAIDDGSKDHTFKLASEYASQNSNIKVIQHSVNMGMGKAIRTGFDNSNGDIIVTIDADLSYKPDHIPKLVNELINDETIDIIVGSPYMEGGEVSNVPLFRLFVSKVANKFVGFSMAENLNTVTGVLRAYRREVIDSLELESNSTDINLEILSKAIATRFKIKEIPALLEGRELGQSKLKFRSKTISHILFSLYEKPMILFGAIGIILLLIGMISALYLFYQYLIGTLDPTRPLMLFMALMVISGIQILIFGFVATQISLLKREIYIIQKENRLIKKKLK